The following are encoded together in the Equus quagga isolate Etosha38 chromosome 1, UCLA_HA_Equagga_1.0, whole genome shotgun sequence genome:
- the LOC124242708 gene encoding sodium- and chloride-dependent GABA transporter 2 isoform X7 yields MLGAFFIPYLIFLFTCGIPVFLLETALGQYTSQGSITAWRKICPIFEGIGYSSQVIVVLLNTYYIVVLAWALFYLFNSFAVDLPWGSCRHEWNTEHCVEFKKTNGSLNVTFENATSPVIEFWERRVLRISDGIHHLGSLNWELALCLLLAWVICYFCVWKGVKSAGKVVYFTATFPYLMLMVLLIRGVTLPGAAQGIRFYLYPDPTRLVDPQVWMDAGTQIFFSFAICLGCLTALGSYNKYHNNCYRDCIALCFLNSGTSFVAGFAIFSILGFMSQEQGLPISEVAESGPGLAFIAYPRAVVMLPFSPLWAFCFFFMIVLLGLDSQFVCVESLVTALVDLNPEMFRKKNRREFLILGVSVFSFLVGLVMLTEGGMYVFQVFDYYAASGMSLLFVAIFESICVAWVYGAGRFYDNLEDMIGYRPWPLIKYCWVFLTPAVCTKDKLRPRAVRQFNQHHNATFLFSLIKYTPLTYNKKYTYPWWGHALGWLLALSSMVCIPTWIVYKLSTSKGPLRERIRQLVCPAQDVPKQNRAEPSSPTTPRTSRFRLTELESHC; encoded by the exons GTGCCTTTTTCATCCCCTACCTCATCTTCCTCTTTACCTGTGGCATTCCTGTCTTCCTCTTGGAGACAGCACTGGGCCAGTATACTAGCCAGGGAAGCATCACAGCCTGGAGAAAGATCTGCCCCATCTTTGAGG GCATCGGCTACTCCTCCCAGGTGATCGTCGTCCTCCTCAACACCTACTACATCGTCGTCCTGGCCTGGGCCCTCTTCTACCTCTTCAACAGCTTTGCCGTGGACCTGCCCTGGGGAAGCTGCCGCCACGAGTGGAACACGG AACACTGTGTGGAGTTCAAGAAGACCAATGGCTCCCTGAATGTGACCTTTGAGAATGCCACCTCTCCTGTCATCGAGTTCTGGGA GAGGCGGGTCCTGAGGATCTCTGATGGCATCCACCACCTGGGGTCCCTGAACTGGGAGCTGGCCTTGTGCCTCCTGCTTGCCTGGGTCATCTGCTACTTCTGCGTCTGGAAGGGGGTCAAGTCCGCGGGCAAG GTGGTGTACTTCACAGCCACATTCCCTTACCTCATGCTGATGGTCCTGTTAATTCGAGGGGTGACACTGCCTGGGGCAGCCCAAGGGATTCGGTTTTACCTGTACCCAGACCCCACACGTCTGGTGGATCCCCAG GTGTGGATGGACGCGGGCACCCAGATCTTCTTCTCCTTCGCCATCTGTCTAGGGTGCCTGACAGCCCTGGGCAGCTACAACAAGTACCACAACAACTGCTACAG GGACTGCATAGCCCTCTGCTTCCTCAACAGTGGCACCAGCTTTGTGGCTGGGTTTGCCATCTTCTCCATCCTGGGCTTCATGTCTCAGGAGCAGGGGCTGCCGATCTCTGAGGTGGCTGAGTCGG GCCCTGGCCTGGCTTTCATCGCTTACCCTCGGGCTGTGGTGATGCTGCCCTTCTCTCCTTTGTGGGCCTTCTGCTTCTTCTTCATGATTGTCCTCCTGGGACTGGATAGCCAG TTTGTGTGCGTAGAAAGCCTGGTGACGGCGCTGGTGGACCTGAACCCCGAGATGTTCCGCAAGAAGAACCGGAGGGAGTTCCTCATCCTTGGagtgtctgtcttctccttccttgTTGGGCTGGTCATGCTCACAGAG GGCGGTATGTACGTGTTTCAGGTCTTTGACTACTATGCAGCCAGCGGCATGTCCCTCCTGTTCGTGGCCATCTTTGAGTCCATCTGTGTGGCTTGGGTCTATG GAGCTGGGCGCTTCTATGACAACCTTGAAGACATGATTGGGTACAGGCCATGGCCTCTAATCAAATATTGTTGGGTCTTCCTCACACCAGCTGTGTGCACA aaggataaactgaggcccagagctgtCAGACAGTTCAACCAGCATCACAAT GccaccttcctcttctccttgatCAAGTACACCCCACTGACCTACAACAAGAAGTACACCTACCCGTGGTGGGGCCATGCCCTGGGCTGGCTCCTGGCTCTGTCCTCCATGGTCTGCATTCCCACCTGGATCGTCTACAAGCTCAGCACCTCCAAGGGCCCCTTGAGAGAG AGAATTCGCCAGCTTGTGTGCCCAGCTCAAGACGTGCCCAAACAGAACCGAGCAGAACCCTCTTCCCCTACCACGCCCAGGACATCACGGTTCAGACTCACAGAACTAGAGTCTCACTGCTAG